The proteins below come from a single Chiloscyllium punctatum isolate Juve2018m chromosome 18, sChiPun1.3, whole genome shotgun sequence genomic window:
- the LOC140488938 gene encoding profilin-3-like, which yields MSDWKNYINSILKDKNVEDAAIVGHADNKSVWASKPGGVLAAISPQEVSMLTGQDRKAFLQTGITIGGKKCSVIRDNLMVNNDGVMDVRMKGGQGKSICIGKTIKTMVFVMGKKGVHGGALNKKVHEVANYLKQRGI from the coding sequence ATGTCGGACTGGAAGAATTACATCAACAGTATATTGAAGGATAAGAATGTGGAAGATGCTGCAATTGTGGGTCATGCTGACAACAAGTCTGTTTGGGCTTCGAAGCCCGGAGGTGTGCTGGCAGCCATCTCCCCACAGGAGGTCAGCATGTTAACAGGACAAGATCGCAAGGCTTTCCTACAAACTGGCATCACCATCGGGGGAAAGAAATGTTCTGTCATCAGGGACAACCTCATGGTCAACAATGATGGAGTGATGGATGTGAGGATGAAGGGTGGTCAAGGCAAGAGCATCTGCATCGGCAAAACCATCAAAACCATGGTGTTTGTGATGGGCAAAAAGGGTGTTCATGGTGGAGCACTCAACAAGAAGGTCCACGAAGTGGCCAactatctgaaacagaggggcatctAA